One stretch of Callospermophilus lateralis isolate mCalLat2 chromosome 11, mCalLat2.hap1, whole genome shotgun sequence DNA includes these proteins:
- the Snx11 gene encoding sorting nexin-11 isoform X3 codes for MGVWCRMSENQDQEEVITVRVQDPRVQNEGSWNSYVDYKIFLHTNSKAFTAKTSCVRRRYREFVWLRKQLQRNAGLVPVPELPGKSAFFGSSDEFIEKRRQGLQHFLEKVLQSVVLLSDSQLHLFLQSQLSVPEIEACVQGRSPMTVSDAILHYAMSNCGWAQEERSSASHLAKGDQPNSCCFLPRSGKRNSPSPPPSEEKDPLEVWVPVVDSEAPSLESPTLPPQSSLSCCDFSRSDEETSALQPVRKAMGRDHAVPLDLDQLDSVWEKPKTTLPAGVSSGEAAQPGSR; via the exons ATGGGTGTTTGGTGTAGGATGTCAGAGAACCAAGATCAGGAG GAAGTGATCACTGTGCGTGTTCAGGACCCCCGTGTGCAGAATGAGGGCTCCTGGAATTCTTATGTGGATTATAAGATATTCCTCCAC ACCAACAGCAAGGCTTTTACTGCAAAAACTTCCTGTGTGCGACGCCGCTACCGAGAGTTTGTGTGGCTGAGAAAACAGCTCCAGAGGAATGCTGGTTTGGT GCCTGTACCTGAACTTCCTGGCAAGTCAGCCTTTTTTGGCAGCTCGGATGAGTTCATTGAGAAGCGACGACAAGGTCTGCAGCACTTCCTGGAAAA GGTCCTGCAGAGTGTAGTCCTCCTATCAGACAGTCAGTTGCACCTCTTCCTGCAAAGCCAGCTCTCAGTACCTGAGATAGAAGCCTGTGTTCAGGGCCGAAGCCCTATGACTGTATCTGATGCCATTCTTCACTATGCTATGTCAAACTGTGGCTGGGCCCAGGAAGAGAGGTCGAGCGCCTCTCACTTGGCTAAAGGAGACCAGCCTAACAG TTGCTGCTTTCTTCCAAGATCAGGGAAGAGGAACTCTCCCTCACCACCTCCCAGTGAAGAGAAGGACCCTTTAGAAGTGTGGGTTCCTGTGGTTGACTCTGAGGCTCCTTCCTTGGAAAGTCCCACCCTACCACCTCAATCTTCATTGTCATGCTGTGATTTTTCAAGATCTGATGAGGAAACCTCTGCTCTCCAGCCTGTGAGGAAGGCTATGGGAAGGGACCATGCTGTGCCTTTGGACCTGGATCAGTTAGACTCAGTTTGGGAAAA GCCAAAGACGACTCTGCCAGCAGGAGTCAGTTCTGGAGAAGCCGCACAGCCAGGCTCAAGGTAA
- the Snx11 gene encoding sorting nexin-11 isoform X4, which produces MGVWCRMSENQDQEEVITVRVQDPRVQNEGSWNSYVDYKIFLHTNSKAFTAKTSCVRRRYREFVWLRKQLQRNAGLVPVPELPGKSAFFGSSDEFIEKRRQGLQHFLEKVLQSVVLLSDSQLHLFLQSQLSVPEIEACVQGRSPMTVSDAILHYAMSNCGWAQEERSSASHLAKGDQPNSCCFLPRSGKRNSPSPPPSEEKDPLEVWVPVVDSEAPSLESPTLPPQSSLSCCDFSRSDEETSALQPVRKAMGRDHAVPLDLDQLDSVWEK; this is translated from the exons ATGGGTGTTTGGTGTAGGATGTCAGAGAACCAAGATCAGGAG GAAGTGATCACTGTGCGTGTTCAGGACCCCCGTGTGCAGAATGAGGGCTCCTGGAATTCTTATGTGGATTATAAGATATTCCTCCAC ACCAACAGCAAGGCTTTTACTGCAAAAACTTCCTGTGTGCGACGCCGCTACCGAGAGTTTGTGTGGCTGAGAAAACAGCTCCAGAGGAATGCTGGTTTGGT GCCTGTACCTGAACTTCCTGGCAAGTCAGCCTTTTTTGGCAGCTCGGATGAGTTCATTGAGAAGCGACGACAAGGTCTGCAGCACTTCCTGGAAAA GGTCCTGCAGAGTGTAGTCCTCCTATCAGACAGTCAGTTGCACCTCTTCCTGCAAAGCCAGCTCTCAGTACCTGAGATAGAAGCCTGTGTTCAGGGCCGAAGCCCTATGACTGTATCTGATGCCATTCTTCACTATGCTATGTCAAACTGTGGCTGGGCCCAGGAAGAGAGGTCGAGCGCCTCTCACTTGGCTAAAGGAGACCAGCCTAACAG TTGCTGCTTTCTTCCAAGATCAGGGAAGAGGAACTCTCCCTCACCACCTCCCAGTGAAGAGAAGGACCCTTTAGAAGTGTGGGTTCCTGTGGTTGACTCTGAGGCTCCTTCCTTGGAAAGTCCCACCCTACCACCTCAATCTTCATTGTCATGCTGTGATTTTTCAAGATCTGATGAGGAAACCTCTGCTCTCCAGCCTGTGAGGAAGGCTATGGGAAGGGACCATGCTGTGCCTTTGGACCTGGATCAGTTAGACTCAGTTTGGGAAAAGTga